In the genome of Eschrichtius robustus isolate mEscRob2 chromosome 12, mEscRob2.pri, whole genome shotgun sequence, one region contains:
- the NT5DC2 gene encoding 5'-nucleotidase domain-containing protein 2 isoform X2 — translation MALLLCQAKGDTAGSCLKILSPNPGGVDLLPPEVCSLLNPAAIYANNEISLRDVEVYGFDYDYTLAQYADTLHPEIFSAARDILIEHYKYPEGIRKYDYNPSFAIRGLHYDIQKSLLMKIDAFHYVQLGTAYRGLQPVPDEEVIDLYGGTQHIPLYQMSGFYGKGPSIKQFMDIFSLPEMALLSCVVDHFLGHGLEFDQAHLYKDVTDAIRDVHVKGLMYQWIERDMEKYILRGDETFAVLSRLVAHGKQLFLITNSPFSFVDKGMRHMVGADWRQLFDVVIVQADKPSFFTDRRKPFRKLDEKGSLHWDRITRLEKGKIYRQGNLFDFLRLTEWRGPRVLYFGDHLYSDLADLMLRHGWRTGAIIPELEREIRIINTEQYMHSLTWQQALTGLLERMQTYQDAESRQVLAAWMKERQELRCITKALFNAQFGSIFRTFHNPTYFSRRLVRFSDLYMASLSCLLNYRIDFTFYPRRTPLQHEAPLWMDQLCTGCMKTPFLGDMAHIR, via the exons ACCTCCTGCCTCCGGAGGTCTGCAGTCTCCTGAACCCAGCGGCCATCTATGCCAACAACGAGATCAGCCTGCGCGATGTCGAGGTCTACGGCTTCGACTATGACTACACCCTGGCCCAGTATGCAGACACACTGCACCCAGAGATCTTCAGTGCTGCCCGTGACATCCTGATTGAGCACTACAAG TACCCGGAGGGGATTCGAAAGTATGACTACAACCCCAGCTTTGCCATCCGTGGCCTCCACTATGATATTCAGAAG AGTCTTCTGATGAAGATTGACGCCTTCCATTATGTGCAACTGGGGACAGCCTACAG GGGCCTTCAGCCTGTGCCAGACGAAGAGGTGATCGACCTATATGGGGGCACCCAGCACATCCCACTGTACCAGATGAGTGGCTTCTATGGCAAG GGTCCTTCCATCAAGCAGTTCATGGACATCTTCTCGCTGCCAGAGATGGCACTGCTCTCCTGCGTGGTGGACCACTTCCTGGGCCATGGCCTGGAGTTTGACCAAGCACACCTCTATAAGGATGTGACG GACGCCATTCGAGATGTGCACGTGAAGGGCCTTATGTACCAGTGGATCGAGCGGGACATGG AGAAGTACATCCTGCGAGGGGATGAGACATTCGCCGTCCTGAGCCGCCTGGTGGCGCACGGGAAACAGCTGTTCCTCATCACCAACAGTCCTTTCAGCTTCGT GGACAAGGGGATGCGGCACATGGTGGGTGCCGACTGGCGCCAACTCTTCGACGTGGTCATCGTCCAGGCAGACAAGCCCAGCTTCTTCACCGACCGGCGCAA GCCTTTCAGAAAACTTGATGAGAAGGGCTCACTGCATTGGGACCGTATCACCCGCCTGGAAAAGGGCAAGATCTATCGGCAG GGAAACCTGTTTGACTTCCTGCGTCTGACGGAATGGCGAGGCCCCCGTGTGCTCTACTTCGGAGACCACCTCTACAGTGACCTGGCG GATCTCATGCTGCGTCACGGCTGGCGCACAGGTGCTATTATCCCCGAGCTGGAGCGAGAGATCCGCATCATCAACACGGAACAGTACATGCACTCGCTGACGTGGCAGCAGGCGCTCACAGGGCTGCTGGAGCGTATGCAG ACCTACCAGGACGCCGAGTCTCGGCAGGTGCTGGCCGCCTGGATGAAGGAGCGGCAGGAGCTGAG gtGCATCACCAAGGCCCTGTTCAATGCGCAGTTTGGGAGCATCTTTCGCACCTTCCACAACCCCACCTACTTCTCACGGCGCCTGGTGCGCTTCTCCGACCTCTACATGGCCTCCCTCAGCTGTCTGCTCAACTACCGCATCGACTTCACCTTCTACCCCCGCCGCACGCCCCTGCAGCACGAGGCACCGCTCTGGATGGACCAGCTCTGCACCGGATGCATGAAGACGCCCTTCCTTGGCGATATGGCCCACATCCGCTGA